DNA sequence from the Acetoanaerobium noterae genome:
AAAGAAAAATATTCAGGATTTAGTTGTAGTGTCTCCTGATTTAGGAAGCGTTGGAAGAGCGAGAACATTTGCAGAGCAACTGGATGCACCTCTTGCAATTATTGACAAGCGTAGACCAAAAGCCAACGTATCAGAAGTTATGAATATAATAGGTGATGTAAAAGACAAAAACGTTATATTAATTGACGATATGATAGACACTGCGGGTACGCTTGTAAATGGAGCAGAAGCTTTAAAGAAATTTGGAGCTAAGGAAGTTTACTCTTGCTGTACTCACCCAGTTCTTTCTGGACCAGCGATAGACAGAATAGAAAAATCAGTGCTTAAAGAAGTTGTGGTATTAGATACTCTTCCACTTTCTTCTGAAAAGCGTATTGAAAAGATAAAAGTTGAAAGCGTAGCACCGATATTTGCTTCAGCTATCAGAAAAATATTTGCAAACGAGTCAGTAAGCAAACTATTTACTGTAGAGAAGTAGTTTAAAAGCTTATAGTTTAGTCCAATAATTATAAATAAAAGTTTAGATTAAATTATAAATTAAGGTACTATATTTAAGTACTATATAAGAAATTGACATTCCAAGAGCCTAATACTAGGCTCTTTTTGGGCGTTATACGAAAGGAAGAAATGTATGTATTTAATCGTTG
Encoded proteins:
- a CDS encoding ribose-phosphate diphosphokinase; its protein translation is MNTSGSEIKIFTGNAHKELAADIAKELGVPLGDAEVGRFSDGEISVNINETVRGVDAFIIQPTCSPVNGNIMELLIMIDAFKRASAGRITAVIPYYGYARQDRKAKARDPITAKLVANLITAAGADRVLTMDLHAAQIQGYFDIPLDHLHGGPILAEHFKKKNIQDLVVVSPDLGSVGRARTFAEQLDAPLAIIDKRRPKANVSEVMNIIGDVKDKNVILIDDMIDTAGTLVNGAEALKKFGAKEVYSCCTHPVLSGPAIDRIEKSVLKEVVVLDTLPLSSEKRIEKIKVESVAPIFASAIRKIFANESVSKLFTVEK